A stretch of Cicer arietinum cultivar CDC Frontier isolate Library 1 chromosome 5, Cicar.CDCFrontier_v2.0, whole genome shotgun sequence DNA encodes these proteins:
- the LOC140920522 gene encoding pectinesterase inhibitor-like — MAIVPSFVKPCFLILALILCFVPSFCLDKIVKESDICSKHVHPTNCKIILNTIPGVSTDGADLNSLSLYLINSAHVNAFDTITYIHNLMKNTTDSQLIQRYASCSMDYNNVLLTLTHAKDSLNAGNFRDMNNDGSIVVTNVKDCENKAPQAPSALHNQYLEDVAFIIMISADLLAGKD; from the coding sequence atGGCCATAGTTCCTTCTTTTGTTAAACCTTGTTTCCTAATCCTTGCACTAATTCTATGTTTTGTTCCTTCATTTTGTTTGGACAAAATAGTCAAAGAAAGTGACATTTGTTCAAAACACGTACATCCTAcgaattgtaaaattattttaaacacaaTACCAGGTGTATCAACAGATGGTGCAGATCTTAATAGCCTTTCATTATATCTCATTAATTCGGCTCATGTGAATGCTTTTGATACCATCACATATATTCACAATCTCATGAAGAACACTACTGATTCTCAATTGATACAACGTTATGCATCATGTAGTATGGATTATAATAATGTGTTACTTACCCTTACACATGCTAAAGATTCTTTGAACGCTGGAAATTTTCGTGACATGAATAATGATGGCTCGATTGTTGTTACAAATGTTAAAGATTGTGAAAACAAGGCTCCGCAGGCGCCTTCAGCCCTCCATAATCAGTATTTGGAAGATGTTGCCTTTATCATTATGATTTCAGCTGACCTTTTGGCCGGCAAAGATTAA